CTGGAAGATTATTTAATTGATAGTTACCCTGTGCATTTGAGGTTGTACCTAATTTTGTACCTTTTAATAAAACCGAAGCATTTGCAATGCCTTCATTTTCATCTTTTATATTTCCTGAAATTACGGCTGTATTTTGTGCGAATGCACTGACTGAAAAGGTAATAAGTAAAATTAGAAGTAAAAATTTTCTATATAACATTTTTTTAAGTTGTGTATTTACTTTGTAAGTAGCACAACTTTAAAATTCCCGAAGGTGGGTAGGCAAAAAAAGTTAAATTATTTTAATTTATCTATTCTAAGGATGTAATCAGAATTTCCTGCCAATTGCAATCCCTTATTTAGCTTTCCTGTTTGGATATCATAACACCAAATGAAATTGCCATCAGTAATAGAGCTGATTGAAATGTATGCCTTGTTGCCCTGCACCAATATGCATTCCCTTCTCGTACCTCTGTCTAGCGGCAGGTTCAGCTTATTTATTACCCGCTGTTTGTAAATATCTATAAGGTAAAATTCAAAATGTGCAGTGCTGTAGTGGTCATCAAGATCTTTGTATAAGTCTTTTCGCTCTGATCTTACTATGGCTTTACCATTTCCTAAATACCACATTCCGTAAGCATGATTGCGTAAAGCATCGGAAAGATTAAAAAAGTATTTTTGATCCGGCATACTTACGCCCTTGCCTATTTTCATAATTGCAGTAGACAATTCAGGGCGGTTTCCTAAAGCTATTCCCGGACATGCCATAAAGTAGAAGTCCTGCTTTTCATCTGTAAATGATGAAGATTGTACAGTATTCATCCCCCCGGGATAGGTACTGCGACCATCCTTAACCGTTTTTACAGCCCTCATATTGGGGTAGTTGAGTTCCGTTACGTAAATGGTGTCACTCGTAGTATAATCTGTTGCACTTAGCTGTTCATGGTAGGTGTAACCTACCAAAAGCTTTTTAGCCATTTGTTTAACAAAGCCAATAGAAATGGTCTCAAATCTTCCTGTGGGTTTAGGGATATCCATATTTCCTTTTGCCAGTACTTTCATGTCTGTTGTGCGTAACAAAGCATATTGAGCTTGTGCAAATTCAGGTGCCTGCAAGCCAGTGAGCAGGAGGGTATCGCTACCCATCCAATAATAGTTTTCTGTAGAAAATTGTTGCAGAGGAGAACTGGAAACAGATTTAAAAACTTGATGATTAATGTTATATTTTACAAAGGCATTTGCCTTGCGGTTCATATGATAGTAGTAGCCATTTTTAACCAATACATTGCGGTCCATAACCGATACATTTAGCGCAGCCCCATCTTTTTCTGGTAAAAGGATACCACTGTCCAAAGAAGCTGTTTCAAGTATATATTCTTTTCCATCTTTCCCCAGAATATAAAGACTATAATTATTATCGGTTCTTACTGTAGAAACAGATGAAGAATTGTGATTGCAACCAGCCAGGAATACATGAGAGATCAGAAATAAAAAGAGGATAATTCTACTAGATGTCAAACTCATTGATGATTTGCTTTTGGAGAACGGGAGGCAGATCCATCAGGTTCTTTGTATCCACAATAAGGATTTTGTCTTTACCATCTTTACCTTTTAACAGAATATAAGTTTGCCCTTTTTTGAAAAGAAACTTTTTAGAAGTGCCTTCAAAACTAAGCTGAATGTCTTTTTTAGGAGAGATAAGTATACTGCCGCTTAAATCAACTATTCCTGTATTGTTATCAATCTTGCCAGAGGTATTGGTGCCTACGGCTATGGTGTATCCATTTGAATTTAAATGAAGTATTTTTTCCAGAGATGTATTGTTAATTTCTACCAATTCCTGATCCGGCCCAGCCGAAGAAACTGATTGATAAATAACTGTTGCCAGCATTGTCAATACTAAAGAAGCGGCAATTGCGCCGGTAAAAAAAGCTTTATAATTGTTTTGTTTGGCTACTGGAGGTAAAACGGTTGTTATTTCCTGCCACATCTCCATTTTGTGTGCCACCTTGGATTCGCTGATGGGAAGTTGAAGCATTTCCTCACTATCAGAAGCATATAGCCAGGTTTCAACAGCCTCAGCCTCTTCTGCTGTACACTGTTGAGCATGGTACTTTTCAAGGAGTTCTTTATCGATCTTCATTGCTTTTTTTAAACCCTGTGGCAATAGCCTTACAAACTTATGCAAATATAAGTAGCATAACTAACGCTTTACCGTAAGTGGAATAAAAATTAAATAGAATAATTGGAAAGATTTAACCGGAGCACGCTTAAGGCTTTTGTGATGTGATATTCAACAGCCCTTTCCGTGATCAACAATGAAGAAGCAATTTCCTTATTGCTCAAGCCTTGTTCGCGGCTCATTTTGTAGACCCGGCGACACTGGCAAGGTAAGGTATCTACAAGAATATTTACTTTTTGTTTAAGATCATTAAAGTGAATGTGTTCTTCTGTACAATTAGAAGAATGACTGCAATCTTGTTGTTTAATGCAGACATGCTTTTGTTGACTTACCTTATTTCTTATGTACTCAAAAGTTTTGAATTTAGCAGCACGGACAAGGTAGTTATTAACATTTTCAAGTTCAAGATTTTCTCTTCGTTCCCACAAAGATTTAAAAATATCCTGAACCATTTCTTTTGCTGGTTCTATCTCACGAATGTTGTTATAACAAATGGCGTATATTTTTTCCCAATACATATTATACACCGTCTCGAAAGATTGTACGTTGATCCTGATGTGACCGCCTGTTGAAGCTATACTATTTTTACCTGACAAGATGTAGTGCAAATGTTACCGGGCAAAGATAACTATTTAGACTAATTATAAGTGGCTAGCTGGCAGGAATAATTTTTTTATGCAAAAAGCGCCGCTTGCAATGGAATACAAACGGCGCTTTTTGTTGTTTACGCTGCTTAAACCAGATATTCAAATAAAGTCTGATCATTATTCAGTTCGATGATCTCGAATTTAAATTCTTTCATTCTTTGAACCAGCGCTTCATAGTCTGATCGCTGTGCAAGTTCAATACCTACCAGCGCCGGGCCATTTTCCTTATTGGTCTTTTTGATGAACTCAAAACGGGTAATGTCATCATTAGGTCCAAGTACATTGTTTACGAAATCCTTTAATGCGCCTGGTCTTTGTGGAAAGCGAACAATGAAATAGTGCTTTAAGCCTTCAAACAGTAAAGATTTCTCTTTAATTTCCTGCATCCGCTCAATGTCATTGTTACCTCCGCTTACTACACAAACCACTTTTTTACCAATAATGGTATCCTGTAGCTGATCCAGAGATGCAACAGCCAATGCACCGGCAGGTTCAACCACTATGGCATCTTCATTGTAGAGTTGCAGTATCGTAGTACAGATTTTTCCCTCAGGTATTAAAAGCATTTGGTCCAAAAGTTCGCTGCAATACTCAAATGTAAGTGCACCCACCCGCTTTACGGCAGCACCATCCACAAAACGGTCAATGTATTCCAGTGTTACCGGGCTTCCATTTTTTAATGCATTCTGCATAGATGGTGCACCTTCTGGCTCTACACCAATTACTTCAATCGCCGGCTTTACATTTTTAAGATAACTGCCAACGCCAGAAGCTAAACCACCACCACCAATAGGCACGATGATCACATCCAGGTCAGGAAGGTCTTCAAATATCTCTACACCAACAGTTCCTTGTCCTTCAATAATTTTGGCGTTATCAAAAGGAGGAATAAATGTCATTTGATGCTTTACGGTATATTCAAGGGCCTCCTTCATACAATCGTCAAAAGTATCACCAACCAACACAATCTCAATGTTGTCGCCGCCAAACATGGCCGTTTGTTTTACTTTTTGTTTCGGCGTAATTTCGGGCATAAAAATAACACCTTTAATGCCAAGCTTTTTACAAGAGTGTGCTACCCCCTGGGCGTGATTGCCCGCACTTGCACACACTACACCGCTGGCCATTTGACCCGCCTCAAGGGTACTGATCATGTTGTAAGCACCACGTAATTTATAAGAACGAACCAGTTGCAGGTCTTCCCGTTTCAGATAAATCTGGGCATTATATTTTAAAGATAATCCAGCATTGTACTCCAGTGGAGTGCGTTTGACTGTACCTTTTATCCGTTCTGCTGCACTAAGAAAATCCAGTTCCACTTCTTTTTTTACATTCATGTTTACATAAATTTATTCATGGCATCCAGATAGGCATGGGCCGAGGCCTTAACGATGTCTGTACTAAAGCCGTGACCTACATAAGATTTACCTTCATGGGAAATCTTAATGTTTACTTTACTCACATCATCACTGCCGCCTTGCACAGCCTGTATTGTAAATTCTTTCAACAGAATATCTGTGCCTACAATACTTTGAATGGCATTGATGGTTGCATTTACAGGCCCATTTCCAGATGCCATCGCTTCTTTTTCTACACCATTGTGTTCTAAACGAATACTAGCCGTAGGTGTTAATGGATCTCCGCAAAGTACTTGTAGCAGGTTTAGTTTGTAACCGTTTTTGTAGGATTCTTCTTTGCCATCTGTCATTAAGAAAAGAATATCATCATCTGTAATTGCTGTAGTTTTACCATCTGCCATAACCAGAAAACGCTCATAGATCTGATCAAGGTTGATCCGCTCAATCTCGTAACCTAAGCGTTCCAGATGATGCTTCAATGCATGTCTTCCACTACGGGCAGTTAATATGATGTCTGCAGAATTGATGCCCACATCTTCCGGGTTCATGATCTCATAATTTTCACGATGTTTCAAGAAACCATCCTGGTGGATACCAGAACTGTGTGCAAAGGCATTTTGTCCGATGATGGCTTTATTAGGCTGAACAGGCATGCGCATCATTTTGCTTACCATTCTACTGATGTCGCTAAAATGCTTGGTGTTGATGTTGGTGTTTAAACCAAGCGCGTGATGCGTTTTCAATACCATCACCACCTCTTCTAATGCAGTATTACCGGCACGTTCGCCAATACCATTGATGGTACATTCTACCTGACGGGCTCCATTTACCAAACCCGCAAGAGAGTTTGCAGTAGCTAAACCTAAATCATTATGGCAATGTACCGAAATAATAGCCTGGTCAATATTTTTAACGTTTTCTTTTAGATAAAGAATTTTGGAACCGTATTGGTCAGGAAGGCAATAACCATTGGTATCTGGAATATTTACTACCGTGGCACCTGCAGCAATTACGGCCTCTATCATCTGAGCCAGAAATGCATTGTCTGCACGCCCCGCATCTTCTGCGTAAAATTCAATGTCTTCAACAAACTTCTTCGCATATTTAACTGCAGCAACCGCGCGTTCCAGAATTTGCTCCCTGGTACTGTTAAATTTATATTTAATGTGCATGTCCGAAGACCCAATGCCGGTATGAATTCTTGGGTGTTTGGCATATTTTAACGCAGCAACAGCAGCATCAATATCACCAGTATTTGCACGTGTTAAAGCACATATGGTAGGCTCTTTAACAGCTTTAGAAAGTTCCACTACACTTTGAAAATCGCCAGGGCTCGAGATAGGGAAACCTGCCTCGATAACATCTACACCCAATGCTTCCAGCGCAATAGCAATTTCTATTTTTTCAGGGGTAGACAGCTGGCAACCTGGTACTTGTTCTCCATCCCTAAGGGTGGTGTCAAATACATATACTCTGTTCGGATCGTGTAACATATTCTTTCTATTAAATGGTAACTGCTTTTTCAGCGATAAACTTTAAGACGAGCTTGCCCATTTCCTGGGTGCCTAATACATGATATGGATTGGTAGAACCATCAGCAATATCGTTGGTTCTGTAACCTTCTTTCAATACATGATCTACAGCATTCAATACTACTTTGGCTTCCTCTTTTAAGCCAAAGCTGATGTCAAGCATCAATGCAACAGATAAAATAGAAGCAAGAGGATTAGCCAGGTTTTTACCTGCAATGTCATGTGCAGAACCGTGAATAGGCTCGAAAAAGCCTGTGCCGTCACCCACAGATGCAGAAGCCAGCATACCCATAGAGCCTGCAATTTGAGAGGCCTCATCCGTAAGGATATCACCAAACAAATTCGCAGTCAATACGACGTCAAAGCGTTTTGGATCTTTGATCAGCTGCATTGCTGCATTGTCTATAAACATGTGCTCCGTTTCAACCTCAGGATATTGCTTAGAAATCTCCTGGATGGTTTCTCTCCATAACCTTGAACTTTCCAAAACATTCGCCTTATCAACAGAACATAATCTTTTGTTCCGTTTCATGGCTGCTTCGTAAGCTTTATGTGCTATTCTTTCCACTTCATAGCGATGATAAATCATCAAATCTGAAGCGGTGTTTCTATCTTCTGAACGGGTTTTTTCGCCAAAATATACATCACCTGTAAGTTCCCTGAAAAATAAAATATCAGTTCCTTTAAGGATATTGGCTTTAATACTTGATGCATTAAGCAATTCATCAAATAGCAAAATAGGGCGTAAATTAGCATATAAGCCCAGTTCCTTACGTATTTTTAACAGACCTTGTTCAGGTCTTACTTTTAAAGATGGGTCGTTATCGTACAATGCATGACCAACAGCACCAAAAAGGATGGCGTCGCTTTTTTTCGCTTTATCCAATGTTTCGTCAGGTAGAGGACTGCCTGTAGCTTCAATAGCTGCATGGCCCATCAATGCTTCATCAAAAGTAAACTCATGACCAAAGTTGGTGGCTATTTGCGCTAAAACTGCTTTTCCCCATGCGGTAACTTCTGGCCCAATACCATCACCAGGTATCACTAATATGTTCTTATTCATGTTAATAAACGTTCTCTAATATGGTTTCTACGGATTTTACTTTTCCGGTTTCTAATAATATTCTTTTCTCTAAACAGGCTGGCAACTGAGCTTCAAAATGGCCAACGTAAATTAGTGTGGTACCATTTTTACAAAGTTCATCTACCAGTTTATTAAAATATTGTGTTTGCTGCTGATCTAAGCCTTGACAAGGTTCATCAAGAATGAGCAGTTCCGGATTTTTTATAATTGTTCTCGCCAATAAGGCCAGTCTTTGTTTGCCCAAAGGAAGGGCATTCATCAGCATATTTTTAAACGGGCTAAGGCCAAAGAATTCAATGAGCTCATCTGCCTGCGAATTTTTTGTGTAACCAGGATCGCAAAACAATCCGGAGCTGTCAAAAAATCCTGAAACTACACTTTGGCGAACTGTTGCCGAAGGGTCGAAATACCAATGCATTTCTGGAGAAATCAACCCGATTTTCTCTTTAATCTCCCAGATACTTTCTCCCGTTCCTCTTTTGTTGCCAAACAGGTAAAAGTTATTGGCATAAGCCTGAGGGTGGTCTCCACTGATTAAACTCAATAATGTTGATTTTCCTGAGCCATTATGTCCCTGAAGCAACCATTTTTCGCCAGCTTTAACCTCCCAGTTGATGTTTTTTAATACTTGTTTTTCGCCATAACTGATGTTTACATCAATCATCGTGATCACGTTGTCTGAAGAGGAGCGGGGTGATTCATTTAGAAATGAAGGCACAGGCTTGCTGAACTCTTCCTCTAAATCATAACTACGTTCCTCTGCAGAAATTTTGTGTAACTGTCCTTCTCTAAGCGTAGCAAAGCGGTTTATTACTGAAGGGAACTCCTGGTCGTTGCCAATTAGAATCAACTGGCAGCCATCGCCGGCAAGTTCTTCTAATAAAGTATTTAAGTTTTGTCTGGAAAGTTTATCCAGTCCGTTGTACGGCTGGTCAATAATTAACAGCTGTGGTTTTAACCAAAGGGCTTTAACCAGTTGCAACTTTTTATGTTCTCCACTTGAAAGCTGAATGAGTGCCGAATCTTTTAATTCTGAAAAACCTAATGCAGCTACCAGTCTCTCTGCTTCAGTAATTTGAAGGCCGTTTTTTTGTCCGTAATTTTTTAATTCCGCAAATACAGTAGCGGTGGTTTGTACGGCCAAGCTGTTGTACCGCTGCTGATAGTAAAAGTTAGCCTCCCCTTCCAGATCTTTAAACTGGTACCAGTTGGCCACGTAATGCGCCGTAGAAGGTAGGAAAGACTGTTCATTAAAATCAAATTTAACGGTACCCTGAAAATTAACCAGTCCGGCAATTGCTTTAGCCAATGATGTTTTTCCGCTGCCACTTTTACCACACAACAACCAGTGTTCATCCTTTAGGATGTCCCAGTTCAAGTCCTGTAATACAGGGGTGTGGCTGTACCTTAAATTAAGGTTGCTAATATGGACGACAGGGTTTGACATTATCTTGCTTTTTCGAATTCTTCAATCAATTGTTTTTGGTTTAAGATGAAATCAATATCATCATAACCATTTATTAAACAAGATTTTTTATATGGATTGATTTCAAAATCAGCTTGTTCACCAGTGCTTGCAATTGTTACGGTTTGATTTTCAAGATCAATTTCTAATTGGGCGTTATGGTCTTTGCCAACAGCGTTAAAAATAGCAGCTAAGAAATCTTCTGTAACCTGGATAGGCAATAAACCGTTATTTAAGGCATTTCCTTTAAAGATATCGGCAAAAAAACTACTGATCACCACATCAAAACCTGCGTCCTGTATTGCCCAGGCTGCATGTTCCCTGCTGCTGCCACAACCAAAGTTTTTACCTGCTACTAAAACCTGTCCGCTGTAAGTTGGGTTGTTGAGTACAAAATCTGGCTTAGGACTATTGTCACCATTGTAACGCCAGTCACGGAAAAGGTTTTCACCAAAACCTTCTCTGGTTGTTGCTTTTAAAAACCTGGCCGGAATAATCTGGTCGGTATCAATGTTTTCTATATTCAAAGGCACAATGCCCGATGTTAATTTTACAAATTTTTTCATCCTTATATAATTTGTTTTTACGGTGATGAAGCTATCAGATCTATGCTTTCATCTTTATAATCTATTGGCCGCAAATACTACAAAATTGTAGTATTGATAATAACAGTTGGCATTGCTCATGCCTGCATTTTCAATCCATGCCAGCTGGTCTTTCAACGGGGCCATAATATCCAGCTTAATCCTTTCAAAAGCACTTTGCTTTTCCTGATCATCCAAATGGGTGCTTTTAAGCACATGGGTCCTCCAGTGCTCAGTATATATTTTTTCAGCAGTATCATTCGCCCCCAAAACCTGGTCGGCATTGATAAACCAACCTCCTGTTTTTAAGGTTTTGGCAATTTTTCCAAACAGTTGTTTTTTAAGTTCATTAGATAAATGGTGTATTGCCAGTCCAGATACTACAAGATCATAATCCCCATCAGGAAGCTCAACTGTTGCAAAATCTGCATTCAAAAAACGCATATTGTCATTGCCATCAAAACGTTCTTCCGCTTTTTTTAGCATATCCGCCGAAATATCAATGAGGGTTATTTTTGCATCTGGATACTTCTCCTTAAAAAAAGCACTCATCAGGCCCGTTCCGGCACCAATATCCAATATATTTTTAACTGAGGTCACTTCTTCAGATAAGCTCAAGGCAATGCCATAAAAATCATCAAAGCAAGGGATTAGAAAACGCCTTTGCCTATCGTATTTTTCAGATACTGCATTAAACTGATGTTGTATTTTCTGATAAGTTTCCATGTTATAAAATCTTGCTTAGCCCTTAATGCTAAGCTTCAACTAAAAAGTCTCTGATGTCTGAAATTTTTCCGGTTACTGCGGCGGCGGCGGCAGTAAGAGGACTTACCAGCAAAGTTCTTGCATTAGGACCCTGACGCCCCTCAAAGTTTCTGTTGGAGGTAGATACACAGTATTTTCCTGCAGGAATTTTGTCTTCGTTCATGCCCAGGCATGCACTGCATCCAGGTTCACGAAGCTGAAAACCCGCATGTTCAAAAATCTTATCCAGACCTTCATTGATGGCTTGTTGTTCAACTTGTTTTGATCCCGGTACAATCCAAACGGTTACATTTTCTGCTTTTTGTTTATCCTTAACAAATTCTGCCACTTCACGTAAATCTTCAATTCTGGAATTGGTACAGCTTCCAATGAATACATAATCAACTGCTTTTCCAATTAAAGATGAATCATCATCAAATCCCATATAATCCAATGCTTTTTGATAAGAAAGTTGCTCTTTATCTGGCTGCGAAGTTGTAGAAGGGATAAGTTCCTTTATGCCCATTCCCATCCCAGGATTTGTTCCATAGGTAATCATAGGAGTAATATCTTCTGCATTAAATGAGAGTACCTCATCAAATTGCGCATCTGCATCACTGTATAAAGTTTTCCAATAAGCCAAAGCTTTGTCCCATTCTGCGCCTGCAGGTGCAAATTCACGACCTTTGATGTAATCAAAAGTAATTTGGTCTGGTGCAATTAAACCGCCTCTTGCGCCCATTTCAATGCTCATATTACAAATGGTCATTCGCGCTTCCATGCTCAAAGACTCAATTGCAGAACCAGCATATTCAATAAAATAACCTGTACCACCTGCGGCAGATATTTTAGCAATGATATATAAAATGATGTCTTTAGCCCCAACACCTTTTTCAAGGCTGCCATTAACCTCAATTTTCATTGTTTTTGGTTTCTGCTGTAGCAAACACTGTGTAGCAAAAACCTGTTCTACCTGAGATGTACCAATACCAAAGGCAATGGCACCAAAAGCACCATGTGTAGAAGTGTGACTGTCTCCACATACCATTGTTTTACCCGGAAGCGTGATGCCCAGTTCCGGACCGATAACGTGAACAATCCCCTGATAAGGATGGCCTAAACCATAAAGCTCAATACCAAATTCTGCACAGTTTTTGGTTAGCATATCTACCTGGTAGCGGGAAAGTTCTTCTTTAATGGGTTGCAGCTGATTTAGCGTAGGTACGTTATGGTCTGCTGTTGCTACCGTTTGCTTTGGACGTAAAACCGGCAATCCTCTTTTGCGCAATCCATCAAAAGCCTGAGGAGAGGTAACCTCATGGATTAAGTGTGTATCAATGTATAAAATATCGGGAAATCCGGCCTCACTCTTTACAACGTGTGCATCCCAAATTTTTTCTACTAATGTTTTTGACATCTTTATATTGTTTTTTTATGAGTGACTGGTCAAATATAGGAACAGTCACTCATTTAATTATTACGCTGTTTTAATAGATTTCATTGCAGTCATTGCTTTTCTCAATTCAGCACCAATCAGTTCCACTTCATGAGAACGGATAGCTTCATTCACCGCAATTAAAGCTCTGTTATCTACAGCTCCGTCTTTACCTTCATTAAAGTTTTTACCCACCAATTCTGTACCTACTCTGGTCATAAAATCAGCCAGTAGAGGTTTACAAGCCTGGTCAAACAAGTAACAGCCATATTCCGCAGTATCAGAAATTACGCGGTTCATTTCGAATAATTTTTTACGTGCAATGGTGTTTGCAATCAGCGGGGTTTCATGTAAAGACTCATAGTAAGCAGATTCTGGTTTAATACCAGCCTGAACCATAGTTTCAAAAGCCAATTCGACACCAGCTCTTACAAAAGCTACCATTAAAGTATAGTTGTCAAAATATTCCTGTTCGCCAATCTTAACATCACCAGCAGGTGTTTTTTCAAAAGCAGTTTCACCTGTTTCTGCACGCCATGCCAATAGGTTTTTATCTCCATTTGCCCAGTCTTCCATCATAATACGGCTAAACTCGCCACTCATGATGTCATCCTGATGTTTTTGGAACAATGGGCGCATAATGTCTTTCAGTTCTTCAGAAATTTCAAATGCTTTAATTTTTGCAACATTACTCAACCTGTCCATCATCGCGGTAATTCCACCTTGTTTCAAAGCTTCAGTAATTACTTCAACACCATATTGAACCAATTTAGAGGCATAACCTGCATCAATTCCTTTTTCAACCATTTTGTCAAAAGACAGGATAGAGCCAGTTTGCAATAAACCACAAAGAATGGTTTGCTCACCCATTAAATCTGATTTTACTTCAGCCACAAAAGAAGATTTCAATACACCAGCTTTATGTCCACCTGTACCTACGCAATATGCCTTTGCCTGTACCAGGCCTTTTCCCTCAGGATCGTTTTCAGGGTGAACCGCAATTAAGGTTGGCACACCAAATCCCCTTACATATTCTGCACGTACTTCAGAACCCGGGCATTTTGGAGCTACCATGATTACGGTAATGTCTTTACGGATCTGCATGCCTTCTTCAACAATGTTGAAGCCATGAGAATATAATAATGTAGCACCTTTTTGCATTAATGGCATTACAGCATTTACCACTGCAGTATGTTGTTTATCTGGTGTTAAGTTAATCACCAGGTCAGCAGAAGGGATCAATTCTTCGTAAGTACCTACAGTAAAGTTGTTATCTGTAGCGTTTTTCCATGAATCTCTTTTTCCTTCAATAGCTTCCTTACGCAAAGCATAAGAAACATTTAAACCGCTATCTCTTAAATTTAAACCCTGGTTAAGGCCTTGCGCACCACAACCAACAATTACTAGTTTTTTGCCTTTTAGCGCATTTACACCGTCCAGAAATTCTGAACTGTCCATGAAATCGCAAACGCCTAGCTGGTTTAATTTTTCTCTAAGAGGTAATGTGTTAAAATAATTTGACATCGTTTTTTTTATTGGGGTTTTTATTATTAGGTTCTTTTTTTCTTCTCCTCGTCATCTCGATCTGAGGAACGATTGAGAAATCTATTTCTTCTTTAATAGATCTCTCGTTGCTTTGCTTGTCAGGATGACAACCGTATTATTACATTGTAAATACGTTTTTTTCTTTATCCAGGTATTCGTTTTCAATTACTTCCTGTCCCGGTTCCTCACGCTCAAACTCTCTCAGTTTAGCATTAAAACCTTCACTTTCTTTAATAATCGCTACCCTGGCACTACGTACAAACTCTATTAAGCCATAGGGCTGTAATACTTCTATCAACTTATCCGTTTCTTCACGGTGCCCGGTAGTTTCAAACACGGTGTAATCCCTACGGATCACTACAGCCCTGGCACCAAATTCTCTAAGTAACCTTTCTACAGGTGCTTTATCTGCAACGGTATCTGTAGGTACCTTATATAAAGCCATTTCCTGCCAAATGATATCTTCGTTGGTATTGTAGTACACTTTTAATACTTCTACCTGTTTTTCTATCTGTCTGCAAAGCTTACGTACTACATCTTCAGTTTCCTGAATAACAATGTTAAAACGGTGGATGTGCTCAATTTCAGAAGGAGAGGTATTTAAACTTTCTATATTTATTTTTCTTCTGGAAAAAATGATCGCAATGCGGTTCAATATCCCGATTTGATTTTCAGTATAAACCGTGATGGTATATTCCTGCTGAGCAGGAGTTTCTATGTTCTGGTTGCTCATGGTCTTTGTTATTTTAGTCTGATTTCACTTACACTGCATCCCTGTGGCACCATTGGGAACACATTGTGCTCTTTGGTAACCATTACTTCCAGCAGGTATGATCCTTTATGTTCCAGCATTTCTGTTAATGCAGCAACCAGGTCGTCACGTTCAGAAATCCTTTTTCCAGCGATGTAATAAGACTCAGCTAATTTCACGAAATCAGGGCTTTTGATGTCTACGAAAGAGTAGCGTTTTTCATTAAATAACTGTTGCCACTGACGTACCATACCTAAAAACTGATTGTTCAGGATCATAATTTTAACATCAACGCCACTTTGCATAATGGTGCCCAGTTCCTGTAAGGTCATTTGAAAGCCTCCGTCGCCAATTACTGCAACAACGGTACGGTCAGGCGTCCCAAATTTAGCACCAATTGCTGCCGGCAATCCAAAGCCCATCGTGCCCAGTCCGCCGCTGGTAATGTTACTACGTGTTTTGTTGA
The nucleotide sequence above comes from Pedobacter sp. MC2016-14. Encoded proteins:
- the leuD gene encoding 3-isopropylmalate dehydratase small subunit — encoded protein: MKKFVKLTSGIVPLNIENIDTDQIIPARFLKATTREGFGENLFRDWRYNGDNSPKPDFVLNNPTYSGQVLVAGKNFGCGSSREHAAWAIQDAGFDVVISSFFADIFKGNALNNGLLPIQVTEDFLAAIFNAVGKDHNAQLEIDLENQTVTIASTGEQADFEINPYKKSCLINGYDDIDFILNQKQLIEEFEKAR
- a CDS encoding trans-aconitate 2-methyltransferase — its product is METYQKIQHQFNAVSEKYDRQRRFLIPCFDDFYGIALSLSEEVTSVKNILDIGAGTGLMSAFFKEKYPDAKITLIDISADMLKKAEERFDGNDNMRFLNADFATVELPDGDYDLVVSGLAIHHLSNELKKQLFGKIAKTLKTGGWFINADQVLGANDTAEKIYTEHWRTHVLKSTHLDDQEKQSAFERIKLDIMAPLKDQLAWIENAGMSNANCYYQYYNFVVFAANRL
- the leuC gene encoding 3-isopropylmalate dehydratase large subunit gives rise to the protein MSKTLVEKIWDAHVVKSEAGFPDILYIDTHLIHEVTSPQAFDGLRKRGLPVLRPKQTVATADHNVPTLNQLQPIKEELSRYQVDMLTKNCAEFGIELYGLGHPYQGIVHVIGPELGITLPGKTMVCGDSHTSTHGAFGAIAFGIGTSQVEQVFATQCLLQQKPKTMKIEVNGSLEKGVGAKDIILYIIAKISAAGGTGYFIEYAGSAIESLSMEARMTICNMSIEMGARGGLIAPDQITFDYIKGREFAPAGAEWDKALAYWKTLYSDADAQFDEVLSFNAEDITPMITYGTNPGMGMGIKELIPSTTSQPDKEQLSYQKALDYMGFDDDSSLIGKAVDYVFIGSCTNSRIEDLREVAEFVKDKQKAENVTVWIVPGSKQVEQQAINEGLDKIFEHAGFQLREPGCSACLGMNEDKIPAGKYCVSTSNRNFEGRQGPNARTLLVSPLTAAAAAVTGKISDIRDFLVEA
- the ilvC gene encoding ketol-acid reductoisomerase, with amino-acid sequence MSNYFNTLPLREKLNQLGVCDFMDSSEFLDGVNALKGKKLVIVGCGAQGLNQGLNLRDSGLNVSYALRKEAIEGKRDSWKNATDNNFTVGTYEELIPSADLVINLTPDKQHTAVVNAVMPLMQKGATLLYSHGFNIVEEGMQIRKDITVIMVAPKCPGSEVRAEYVRGFGVPTLIAVHPENDPEGKGLVQAKAYCVGTGGHKAGVLKSSFVAEVKSDLMGEQTILCGLLQTGSILSFDKMVEKGIDAGYASKLVQYGVEVITEALKQGGITAMMDRLSNVAKIKAFEISEELKDIMRPLFQKHQDDIMSGEFSRIMMEDWANGDKNLLAWRAETGETAFEKTPAGDVKIGEQEYFDNYTLMVAFVRAGVELAFETMVQAGIKPESAYYESLHETPLIANTIARKKLFEMNRVISDTAEYGCYLFDQACKPLLADFMTRVGTELVGKNFNEGKDGAVDNRALIAVNEAIRSHEVELIGAELRKAMTAMKSIKTA
- the ilvN gene encoding acetolactate synthase small subunit, whose protein sequence is MSNQNIETPAQQEYTITVYTENQIGILNRIAIIFSRRKINIESLNTSPSEIEHIHRFNIVIQETEDVVRKLCRQIEKQVEVLKVYYNTNEDIIWQEMALYKVPTDTVADKAPVERLLREFGARAVVIRRDYTVFETTGHREETDKLIEVLQPYGLIEFVRSARVAIIKESEGFNAKLREFEREEPGQEVIENEYLDKEKNVFTM